One genomic region from Bufo bufo chromosome 3, aBufBuf1.1, whole genome shotgun sequence encodes:
- the GJA3 gene encoding gap junction alpha-3 protein → MGDWSFLGRLLENAQEHSTVIGKVWLTVLFIFRILVLGAAAEEVWGDEQSDFTCNTQQPGCENVCYDKAFPISHIRFWVLQIIFVSTPTLIYLGHVLHIVRMEEKKKEKEEDLKKCIKGKDEKDFLLRKGGEKKEKPPIRDERGKIRIGGALLRTYVFNIIFKTLFEIGFIVGQYFLYGFELKPLYRCSRWPCPNTVDCFISRPTEKTIFIIFMLVVACVSLLLNMLEIYHLGWKKLRQGMTNQYIVDPACNKADPRSPVPRTAPPSMAFPPYYTDAAAAPAPTVQHLYARSPLSDFKIASLAEEAIDPSYFSGHLDHDESANEQNWSNLTAERERKHGSSSASACSATTSAPSSGRNEGMSDEGVTPVVDRSGSNTRSYVDDKPVTTTVEMHQPPVLIDTRRLSRASKSSSSRARSDDLAV, encoded by the coding sequence ATGGGTGACTGGAGTTTTCTGGGAAGACTATTAGAAAATGCACAAGAACACTCCACGGTCATTGGAAAGGTCTGGTTGACAGTGTTGTTTATCTTCCGGATCCTGGTACTaggagcagcagcagaagaagtgtGGGGAGATGAGCAGTCTGACTTTACTTGTAACACCCAGCAACCAGGTTGTGAGAATGTCTGCTATGACAAAGCCTTCCCCATATCTCACATTAGATTTTGGGTGCTCCAGATTATCTTTGTGTCCACCCCCACACTCATTTATCTGGGCCATGTCCTGCACATTGTGCGgatggaagaaaagaaaaaagagaaagaggAAGATCTTAAGAAATGTATTAAAGGTAAAGATGAGAAGGACTTTCTCCTCAGGAAGGGAGGTGAGAAGAAAGAAAAACCCCCTATCAGAGATGAAAGGGGAAAAATAAGAATAGGAGGTGCCCTCCTCCGCACCTATGTCTTCAATATTATTTTTAAGACTCTGTTTGAGATTGGCTTTATTGTAGGACAGTACTTCCTGTATGGTTTTGAGCTAAAGCCTCTTTATCGTTGCAGCCGTTGGCCTTGCCCCAATACGGTGGACTGTTTCATCTCCAGGCCAACAGAGAAGACTATTTTCATCATATTTATGCTTGTAGTGGCGTGTGTATCTCTTTTGCTCAATATGTTAGAGATCTATCACTTGGGGTGGAAGAAACTCAGGCAAGGTATGACTAACCAATATATCGTTGACCCTGCTTGCAATAAAGCAGATCCTCGTAGCCCAGTCCCGCGAACTGCCCCTCCAAGCATGGCATTTCCACCATATTatactgatgcagctgctgccccTGCTCCAACCGTGCAACATTTATATGCTAGATCTCCACTTTCTGATTTCAAAATAGCGTCTCTTGCAGAAGAGGCTATAGACCCATCCTATTTCAGTGGCCACCTTGACCACGATGAGTCAGCCAATGAACAGAACTGGTCCAACCTAACAGCGGAGCGGGAGAGAAAACATGGATCGAGCAGTGCCAGTGCGTGCAGTGCAACTACTTCTGCACCAAGCAGCGGGAGAAATGAGGGCATGAGCGATGAGGGGGTGACTCCAGTGGTCGACAGAAGTGGAAGCAACACAAGGTCATATGTAGATGATAAACCAGTCACTACCACTGTAGAGATGCACCAGCCTCCAGTGTTGATAGACACAAGGAGGCTCAGCAGAGCTAGCAAGTCCAGCAGTAGCAGAGCTAGGTCAGATGACTTAGCAGTGTAG